The Actinomycetota bacterium genome segment AAAAAACTGCTGGGCTACCTTAAACCCTATAAGCTGCTGCTGGGCTTCACTGTATTTTTGCTGCTGATTACTGCCGGCTTGGAAATTCTAGGTCCTTATCTTTTAAAGATAGCCATTGACCAGTATATTACTCCTGGCCTTATGGACGGTTTCCTGTATATAGTGTTGTTGTTTGGAGCGGTAATATTGGCAGAATTTATATTCCGTTACTTCCAGCAGTACTTAACCGAGCTTTTAGGCCAGAAGATAATGTATGATATGAGGATGGATATTTTTACCCATATCCACAAGATGCCCATGTCCTTTTTTGACCAGAACCCGGTAGGAAGGATCATGACCAGGGTAACTACTGATGTCCAAACCTTAAATGAGATGCTTTCTTCCGGCATTGTGACTTTGTTTGGAGACATTTTTATGATTGTGGGCATCATGATTATAATGGTTACCCTAAATTTAAAGCTATCCCTGATCACTTTTTCAGTGCTGGTTTTGCTGGCCATAGCTACCTTTGTTTTTAGGGCCAAGGTAAGGGTAACCTTCCGTATTATAAGGTCCAAGATATCTGCTATAAATTCCTACCTGCAGGAAGCTGTCTCCGGAATTAACACCATAAAGATATTTGGCAGGGAAGATAGGAGCAACCAGGAATTTGAATCCCTTAACACCGGATATCTTAATGCCTATCTTAAAACCGTATTCTATTATGCGGTTTTCTTTCCCATAGTAACCTTGATCAGCAGCCTGGCCATCGCCCTTATTATCTGGTATGGCGGAGGGCAGGTAATAAGGGGGATACTTACCTTTGGTACCCTGGTGGCCTTTATACAGTATATTGAAAAATTCTTCCATCCCATCAGCGATTTGAGTGAAAAATTCGGTATCCTGCAGGAAGCCATTGCCGCTTCCGAAAGGATATTTAAGGTATTGGATACCCCCCCTTCCATTACTTCCCCTGCCCATCCGGTACAGGTAGACCAGGTAAAGGGGGATATAAAATTTGACCATGTATGGTTTTCTTACAATAACCAGGAATACGTGCTCAAGGACATCAGTTTTAGCCTGGACAGCGGCCAAAGCATTGCTTTTGTGGGT includes the following:
- a CDS encoding ABC transporter ATP-binding protein, whose protein sequence is MSKNSLPERNIDKKTIKKLLGYLKPYKLLLGFTVFLLLITAGLEILGPYLLKIAIDQYITPGLMDGFLYIVLLFGAVILAEFIFRYFQQYLTELLGQKIMYDMRMDIFTHIHKMPMSFFDQNPVGRIMTRVTTDVQTLNEMLSSGIVTLFGDIFMIVGIMIIMVTLNLKLSLITFSVLVLLAIATFVFRAKVRVTFRIIRSKISAINSYLQEAVSGINTIKIFGREDRSNQEFESLNTGYLNAYLKTVFYYAVFFPIVTLISSLAIALIIWYGGGQVIRGILTFGTLVAFIQYIEKFFHPISDLSEKFGILQEAIAASERIFKVLDTPPSITSPAHPVQVDQVKGDIKFDHVWFSYNNQEYVLKDISFSLDSGQSIAFVGATGSGKTSIINILNRFYEIQKGHIYLDGIDIKDYGLNHLRQSIGIVMQDVFLFSGTILDNIRLGDTSISRERVIQAAKYVNAHKFIQKLPLKYDQEIKERGKILSVGQRQLIAFARAIVFNPQVLLVLDEATSSIDSEIEALIQDALSRIMAGRTTIIIAHRLSTIKNVD